A genome region from Fibrobacterota bacterium includes the following:
- a CDS encoding cation transporter encodes MVSSFNVYAVRSSGRPSDPSYNYGRGKIEGVAAFTEGVFIMASALYILRQAVLKFIVPGSLGLHWQLPRPIPATSLDWAMAAMALSLAITAVLVWYLKRKAEESTSLILRADTVHYQTDLLSNAGILLTLGVVRLSGWAWLDPVIAVGVAAYVAHAAVPLIRKGLAMLLDHALEDPLVDSIRAIAESTSPRVNGVHELKTRRSGDTNLVEFHLVFDEGIALREAHQIADEIEAKVRALADTRWIVNIHLDPVDDSFRDEKIARRGREEYGDGR; translated from the coding sequence GTGGTTTCCTCCTTCAACGTCTACGCCGTGCGCAGCTCGGGAAGGCCCAGCGATCCGTCCTACAATTACGGGCGGGGGAAGATCGAAGGGGTGGCCGCCTTCACCGAGGGCGTATTCATCATGGCTTCGGCCCTGTACATCCTGCGCCAGGCGGTGCTCAAGTTCATCGTGCCCGGCAGCCTGGGCCTGCACTGGCAATTGCCCCGGCCGATCCCCGCCACCTCGCTGGACTGGGCCATGGCGGCCATGGCCTTATCCCTGGCGATCACCGCCGTGCTGGTCTGGTACCTCAAGCGGAAAGCGGAGGAATCGACCAGCCTCATCTTGCGCGCCGATACCGTCCACTACCAGACCGATTTGCTCAGCAATGCGGGCATCCTTTTGACCCTGGGGGTGGTGCGCCTGAGCGGTTGGGCCTGGCTCGACCCCGTCATCGCCGTCGGCGTCGCCGCCTACGTGGCCCATGCCGCCGTGCCGCTCATCCGCAAAGGCCTGGCCATGCTGCTCGATCATGCCCTGGAGGATCCCCTGGTGGATTCCATCCGCGCCATCGCGGAATCGACCAGCCCTCGGGTGAACGGGGTGCATGAGCTGAAAACCCGCCGCTCCGGGGATACCAACCTGGTGGAATTCCACCTGGTTTTCGACGAGGGCATCGCCCTGCGCGAGGCCCACCAGATCGCCGACGAAATCGAGGCCAAGGTGCGGGCCCTGGCGGATACGCGCTGGATCGTCAATATCCACCTGGACCCGGTGGACGATTCCTTCCGGGACGAGAAGATAGCCCGGCGGGGCCGGGAAGAGTACGGAGACGGCCGGTAA
- a CDS encoding DUF1161 domain-containing protein: MPVPADSSKGKKSCEDVKASIDAKLKAKGVKTFTLDIVGKDETKDAKVVGSCEGGKKKITYKRG; this comes from the coding sequence ATGCCGGTCCCGGCCGACTCGTCCAAGGGAAAGAAATCCTGCGAGGACGTGAAGGCATCCATCGATGCCAAACTGAAAGCCAAAGGCGTGAAGACGTTCACCCTCGACATCGTGGGCAAGGACGAAACCAAGGATGCCAAGGTGGTCGGAAGCTGCGAAGGCGGCAAGAAGAAGATCACCTACAAGCGGGGCTGA
- a CDS encoding DUF4197 domain-containing protein: protein MGMRNPARIALAFSAALLAACNLQDVLDTGGQGNGYTEGQVVNGLRTALSVGIDSSANLAGKVDGYLANAAIKILLPEEAAQALASARSIGAYVSPFARQLQSVQSAASLIGLDNGSIATNLSRASALAGAAASLQTLGDSVVKYMNRAAEKAAPRSVPIFKSAITSLTISDGLSLLDSPDSTAATLFLRGHTFEPLTNAYAPLVDSTLALVPLTQYWGTFRTAYNTLLGDYQTLLAFQTTWNADAAEVGLTSYQINSLQPVSNKTIQTESLGAWTTKNALTGLFLLVGNQEKDIRRDPFGYVKNLAFEAADILKQVFGEIMQMGTNPGATNPGP from the coding sequence ATGGGCATGCGAAATCCCGCCCGAATCGCTCTCGCGTTTTCCGCCGCCCTTTTGGCCGCATGCAACCTGCAAGACGTCCTGGACACCGGGGGGCAAGGAAACGGTTATACCGAGGGCCAGGTGGTAAACGGCCTGCGCACTGCCCTATCCGTCGGCATCGATTCCAGCGCCAACCTGGCCGGCAAGGTCGACGGCTACCTGGCCAACGCCGCCATCAAAATCCTCCTGCCCGAGGAGGCCGCGCAGGCCCTGGCCTCGGCCCGATCCATCGGCGCCTACGTCAGCCCCTTCGCGCGGCAACTGCAGTCGGTCCAGAGCGCGGCCAGCCTGATCGGGCTGGACAACGGTTCCATCGCCACCAACCTGTCGCGCGCCTCCGCGCTGGCGGGAGCGGCCGCTTCCCTGCAAACCTTGGGCGATTCGGTCGTCAAGTACATGAACCGCGCGGCCGAGAAGGCCGCCCCCCGCTCGGTCCCCATCTTCAAATCCGCCATAACCTCTTTGACCATTTCCGATGGTTTATCCTTGCTGGATAGCCCGGATAGCACGGCGGCCACGCTCTTCCTGCGCGGGCATACCTTCGAACCTCTCACCAACGCCTACGCGCCCTTGGTAGACTCGACTTTGGCCTTGGTCCCCCTCACGCAATATTGGGGGACCTTCCGCACCGCCTACAATACCCTGCTCGGCGATTACCAGACCCTGCTCGCTTTCCAGACTACATGGAATGCCGATGCGGCGGAGGTAGGCCTAACCTCGTACCAAATCAACTCCCTCCAGCCCGTCAGCAACAAGACCATCCAAACCGAAAGCCTCGGGGCTTGGACCACCAAGAATGCGCTGACGGGGTTGTTCTTGCTGGTGGGGAATCAGGAGAAGGACATCCGCCGCGATCCGTTCGGCTACGTGAAAAACCTGGCCTTCGAGGCCGCCGATATCCTGAAACAGGTGTTCGGCGAAATCATGCAGATGGGTACGAACCCGGGAGCGACGAACCCGGGCCCTTGA
- a CDS encoding AMP-binding protein, with protein MADSPASGGRAAWRPDGATRSRARLSRFMTETGRPSFEDLYRHSIDDIEGFTAEVLRFLDIRFDRFPDRILDVTADPAHPVWCPGGGLNISRTCLDKHLEAGAGGRLALIWEGEEGPASVRTLGYAELAALVGHCAAGLRACGLGRGDAVGLYLPMLPETVISLLALARIGAVAVPLFSGYGPAALIARLRDVEAKAVITCDAFPRRGKPVNARAALDEAAAACPTLRLIIVAARPSTEAARSGIPESQPGDIPPSTARRLSWNDLLDLGQAPGADASPAPTAAEDPLIVLYTSGTTGKPKGILHTHCGFPVKAAQDMAFGTDVGPGDRITWVTDIGWMMGPWLIYGATILGATLVLYDGAPDFPGPDRLWEFCARHRVGILGISPSLIRACMHRGGDLPSRHDLSALRILASTGEPWDPESWQWFFDKVGGSKLPIINYSGGTEISGGILMGNPLLPIAPCAFSAPCPGMAAEVWGEAGKPVDSGMVGELVIRKPWIGMARGFWRDPDRYLATYWSRWPGTWVHGDWARRDVDGQWYILGRSDDTLKVAGKRVGPAEVESILCADPRVAEAAVIGVPDPKKGQAMIAFCVGVTPEIPTSLEGELLEKVAAALGRPLRPERAHFVPALPRTRNAKVMRRVLRAAYLGEDPGDVSALENPGALAAIARARGDGTGERARAEGGKHG; from the coding sequence ATGGCTGATTCCCCGGCATCCGGCGGGCGGGCGGCCTGGCGGCCCGATGGGGCCACGCGCTCCCGCGCGCGCTTAAGCCGCTTCATGACGGAAACCGGGCGTCCGTCCTTTGAAGACTTATACCGGCATTCCATCGACGACATCGAAGGCTTCACGGCCGAGGTCCTCCGCTTCCTGGACATCCGCTTCGATCGGTTTCCCGACCGTATCCTGGATGTTACGGCCGATCCGGCCCATCCCGTCTGGTGCCCGGGCGGCGGACTCAACATTTCCCGGACCTGCCTGGATAAGCATTTGGAAGCCGGCGCCGGGGGTCGCCTCGCGCTGATTTGGGAAGGGGAGGAGGGACCCGCTTCCGTCCGAACCCTCGGTTATGCCGAACTCGCCGCCCTGGTGGGGCATTGCGCCGCGGGCCTGCGCGCATGCGGATTGGGCCGGGGCGATGCCGTCGGCTTGTACCTGCCCATGCTTCCGGAGACGGTCATTTCCTTGTTGGCCCTGGCCCGCATCGGCGCCGTGGCGGTGCCTCTCTTTTCCGGTTACGGCCCAGCGGCCCTGATCGCGCGCCTTCGGGACGTGGAGGCCAAGGCGGTGATTACCTGCGACGCCTTCCCGCGGCGCGGCAAGCCGGTGAACGCGCGGGCCGCCCTGGATGAGGCCGCGGCGGCTTGCCCGACGTTGCGATTGATCATCGTGGCGGCCCGTCCGAGTACCGAAGCGGCTCGTTCCGGAATCCCCGAGTCCCAACCCGGCGACATCCCGCCGTCTACAGCCCGCCGTCTCTCCTGGAACGATCTGCTCGACCTGGGCCAAGCGCCCGGGGCCGACGCCTCGCCCGCCCCTACCGCGGCCGAAGATCCCCTCATCGTTCTTTACACCTCCGGCACCACGGGCAAACCCAAGGGCATCCTGCATACCCATTGCGGCTTTCCCGTGAAGGCGGCCCAGGACATGGCTTTCGGCACCGACGTGGGCCCGGGGGACCGTATCACCTGGGTTACCGACATCGGCTGGATGATGGGGCCATGGCTGATTTACGGCGCGACCATCCTGGGGGCGACCTTGGTCCTGTACGATGGTGCGCCCGACTTCCCGGGCCCGGATCGATTGTGGGAGTTCTGCGCCCGGCATCGGGTCGGCATCCTCGGGATATCCCCCTCCCTGATCCGCGCCTGCATGCATCGCGGCGGCGATTTACCCTCGCGCCACGACCTATCGGCCCTGCGCATCCTGGCTTCCACCGGCGAGCCCTGGGATCCGGAGTCCTGGCAATGGTTTTTCGATAAGGTGGGCGGGAGCAAGCTCCCCATCATCAATTATTCCGGGGGGACGGAGATTTCCGGAGGCATCCTGATGGGCAATCCCCTGTTGCCCATCGCGCCCTGCGCTTTCTCCGCGCCCTGTCCCGGCATGGCCGCCGAGGTGTGGGGCGAGGCGGGAAAGCCGGTGGACTCAGGGATGGTGGGCGAGCTGGTCATCCGCAAGCCCTGGATAGGCATGGCCCGGGGCTTTTGGCGCGATCCGGACCGTTACCTCGCGACCTATTGGTCCCGCTGGCCGGGCACGTGGGTGCATGGGGATTGGGCCCGGCGCGATGTGGACGGGCAATGGTATATCCTGGGCCGCAGCGACGATACCTTGAAGGTGGCCGGCAAGCGCGTGGGGCCCGCCGAGGTGGAATCCATCCTATGCGCCGATCCCCGCGTGGCCGAAGCGGCCGTGATCGGCGTGCCGGACCCGAAGAAGGGGCAGGCCATGATCGCCTTCTGCGTGGGGGTAACGCCCGAGATACCCACGTCGTTGGAAGGGGAATTGCTGGAAAAGGTGGCCGCCGCCTTGGGGCGGCCCTTGCGGCCCGAGCGGGCGCATTTCGTGCCGGCCCTGCCGCGCACCCGCAACGCCAAGGTGATGCGGCGCGTCCTGCGGGCCGCCTATCTCGGGGAAGATCCGGGCGACGTGAGCGCCCTGGAAAATCCGGGGGCCCTCGCGGCCATCGCCCGCGCGCGCGGGGATGGGACCGGGGAAAGGGCCCGCGCGGAAGGGGGAAAGCATGGCTGA
- the hppD gene encoding 4-hydroxyphenylpyruvate dioxygenase codes for MADDIRIKRVHHVEFWVGNAKQAEYFYRNAFGFSRSAYSGLETGARDRAAYALRAGQAAFVVACPYGDEGEAGRMGEHLKKHGDGVRDIALEVEDAAQAFAAAVARGAEPAFPPMTLTDEHGTAVRAGIKAYGDIVHSFISLKDYRGPFLPGFQAAPMSGPDAARANGRDAGLVALDHYVANVRLGEMAKWEAWYERVLGLQRFMTFDDKDISTEFTALNSVVMANASRSLKFPINEPAPGRKKSQVEEYNDFHHGPGVQHIALLTADILKTVSALRANGVGFLAVPESYYQALPGRVGPIDEAIPALRELGILVDRDDQGYLLQIFTQPLEDRPTLFFEIIQRKGCQGFGKGNFKALFEAIEREQDRRGNLV; via the coding sequence ATGGCTGACGACATCCGCATCAAACGCGTCCATCACGTGGAGTTCTGGGTCGGCAACGCCAAGCAGGCCGAATACTTCTACCGGAACGCCTTCGGCTTTTCGCGGTCCGCCTACTCGGGCCTGGAAACGGGCGCGCGCGATCGCGCCGCCTACGCCTTGCGCGCGGGCCAAGCCGCCTTCGTGGTGGCCTGCCCCTACGGCGACGAAGGCGAGGCCGGACGCATGGGGGAGCATCTCAAGAAGCACGGGGACGGCGTGCGCGATATCGCCCTGGAAGTGGAGGACGCCGCCCAGGCATTCGCGGCCGCGGTCGCCCGCGGCGCCGAGCCCGCCTTCCCGCCCATGACCTTGACCGATGAACATGGGACCGCCGTGCGCGCGGGCATCAAGGCCTATGGCGACATCGTCCATTCCTTCATTTCGCTGAAGGATTACCGGGGCCCTTTCCTGCCGGGCTTCCAGGCCGCGCCTATGTCGGGGCCGGATGCGGCCCGGGCGAACGGGCGGGACGCCGGTCTCGTCGCCCTCGATCATTACGTGGCCAACGTGCGCCTGGGGGAAATGGCGAAGTGGGAGGCGTGGTACGAACGCGTCCTGGGCCTCCAGCGCTTCATGACTTTCGACGACAAGGACATCAGCACCGAATTCACGGCCTTGAACAGCGTGGTGATGGCCAACGCCTCCCGCAGCCTCAAGTTCCCCATCAACGAGCCCGCGCCGGGCCGCAAAAAAAGCCAGGTGGAGGAATACAACGATTTCCATCACGGCCCCGGCGTGCAGCATATCGCCTTGCTCACCGCGGATATCCTGAAGACCGTCTCCGCGCTGCGCGCGAACGGCGTGGGCTTCCTGGCGGTGCCCGAATCCTATTACCAGGCCTTGCCCGGCCGGGTCGGCCCCATCGACGAAGCCATTCCCGCCTTAAGGGAATTGGGCATTCTCGTCGATCGCGACGATCAGGGCTATCTGCTGCAGATCTTCACCCAGCCCTTGGAGGACAGGCCCACCTTGTTCTTCGAAATCATCCAGCGCAAGGGTTGCCAGGGATTCGGCAAGGGCAACTTCAAGGCCTTGTTCGAAGCCATCGAGCGCGAACAGGATCGGCGGGGGAACCTGGTATGA
- a CDS encoding homogentisate 1,2-dioxygenase produces MSLSYQSGLGNAFASEAMPGALPAGQNSPQQAPYGLYAEQFSGTSFTAPRHLNRRTWMYRIHPSAKQGPWQPLPAGLLRSAPFFGRAPFPGRAPFGEAPASPDPRRWDPIPLPSAPTDFLDGLATMAGNGDPARQDGAAIHIYAANASMDETFFVCSDGEWLIVPQLGRLILRTELGNLEVSPGEMALIPRGLRFQVLLPDGASRGYVCENHGAPFRLPELGPIGANGLANPHDFLSPVAAFEDKAARFRLVAKFQGALWESELDHSPLDVVAWRGNLAPCKYDLRRFNAIGTVSFDHPDPSLFTVLTSPSETPGTANVDFVLFPPRWQVAEHTFRPPWFHRNVMSECMGLIEGAYDAKAEGFLAGGMSLHNALAGHGPDAATFAKASSAALAPQYLGDTLAFMFETRWVLQPTAYALSSPALQKDYAACWRDLPKRFPGS; encoded by the coding sequence ATGAGCCTAAGCTACCAGAGCGGGTTGGGGAATGCTTTCGCCAGCGAGGCCATGCCGGGCGCCTTGCCTGCCGGGCAAAACTCCCCGCAGCAAGCGCCCTATGGTTTATATGCCGAACAGTTCAGCGGCACATCCTTTACCGCTCCGCGGCATCTGAACCGGCGCACCTGGATGTACCGCATCCATCCCTCCGCGAAGCAGGGCCCCTGGCAGCCCCTGCCGGCGGGCCTTTTGCGCAGCGCCCCCTTCTTCGGAAGGGCCCCCTTCCCCGGAAGGGCCCCCTTCGGGGAAGCCCCCGCTTCGCCCGATCCCCGGCGCTGGGATCCCATTCCCTTGCCTTCCGCGCCGACCGATTTCCTGGACGGCCTCGCCACTATGGCGGGCAACGGCGATCCCGCGCGGCAGGACGGGGCGGCCATCCACATCTACGCCGCCAATGCCTCCATGGACGAAACCTTTTTCGTATGCTCCGACGGCGAATGGCTGATCGTGCCGCAGCTCGGCCGCTTGATCCTGCGCACCGAGTTGGGTAACCTGGAGGTTTCCCCCGGCGAAATGGCCCTCATCCCGCGCGGACTGCGCTTCCAGGTCCTTCTGCCCGACGGCGCTTCCCGCGGTTACGTCTGCGAGAACCATGGCGCGCCCTTCCGCCTGCCCGAGCTCGGCCCCATCGGCGCCAACGGGCTGGCCAACCCGCATGACTTCCTTTCTCCCGTCGCCGCCTTCGAGGACAAGGCCGCGCGCTTCCGCCTGGTGGCCAAGTTCCAAGGCGCCCTATGGGAAAGCGAATTGGATCATTCCCCGCTCGACGTGGTCGCCTGGCGCGGCAACCTCGCGCCTTGCAAATACGATCTGCGCCGCTTCAACGCCATCGGGACGGTCTCATTCGATCATCCCGATCCGTCCCTGTTCACGGTGCTGACCTCGCCTTCGGAAACGCCCGGGACCGCCAACGTCGATTTCGTCCTCTTCCCGCCGCGCTGGCAGGTGGCCGAACATACCTTCCGCCCGCCCTGGTTCCATCGTAACGTCATGAGCGAATGCATGGGGCTGATCGAAGGCGCCTACGATGCCAAGGCCGAAGGCTTCCTGGCGGGAGGCATGAGCTTGCACAACGCCCTGGCCGGGCATGGGCCGGACGCGGCCACTTTCGCCAAGGCTTCCTCCGCCGCGCTCGCGCCCCAGTACCTGGGCGACACCCTCGCCTTCATGTTCGAGACGCGTTGGGTTTTGCAGCCCACCGCATACGCCCTGTCCTCGCCGGCCTTGCAAAAGGACTATGCCGCCTGCTGGCGCGATCTGCCCAAACGCTTTCCGGGGAGTTGA
- the fahA gene encoding fumarylacetoacetase, protein MRNGLDGTHDPALRSWVASANAAGADFPIQNLPFGIFRRRGSGERPHVGVAIGDRILDVAACHEAGLFSGGAGGPDGSAGAEAEAAAAVCGDPTLNRLAGLGPVFTGALRAALNGLLRAGDGRIAAVPDWETRLLPPASVCELFLPVEAGDYTDFYASIHHATNVGRQFRPEQPLLPNYKYLPIGYHGRASSLVVSGTPVRRPWGQTAPPAAVAAGAAGAQEAAPSSNAGGSPAPSFGPSQVLDYEVEAGLIIGQGNALGEPIPIDAVEGHFFGVCLLNDWSARDIQKWEYQPLGPFLAKNFATSLSPWIVTWEALAPFRAPSAPRPAGDPAPLAHLDPGPDAARAALDILFELFLSTPDMRARGLPPARISRARSRDLYWTPGQLLAHHASNGCNLRPGDVLGTGTISGPEEENMGCLLEKTRGGKQPIALPNGESRRFLQDGDEVILAGYCEAPGFVRIGLGECRGVVLPAKAAG, encoded by the coding sequence ATAAGAAACGGGCTCGACGGCACCCATGATCCCGCTTTGCGCAGTTGGGTGGCTTCGGCCAACGCGGCCGGAGCCGACTTCCCCATCCAGAACCTGCCCTTCGGGATCTTCCGCCGCCGGGGATCGGGGGAACGCCCCCATGTGGGCGTGGCCATCGGCGATCGCATCCTGGACGTGGCCGCTTGCCATGAGGCTGGATTGTTTTCGGGCGGAGCGGGCGGACCGGACGGATCTGCCGGGGCCGAGGCGGAGGCCGCCGCGGCGGTCTGTGGCGATCCGACCTTGAATCGCTTGGCGGGCCTGGGACCGGTTTTCACGGGAGCCCTGAGGGCGGCCCTGAACGGGCTTTTGCGCGCCGGCGATGGCCGCATCGCCGCCGTTCCCGATTGGGAAACGCGCCTGTTACCCCCCGCCTCCGTTTGCGAGCTTTTCCTCCCCGTGGAAGCGGGCGACTACACCGACTTCTACGCCTCCATCCACCATGCGACGAACGTAGGCCGCCAGTTCCGGCCCGAGCAACCTTTGCTTCCGAATTACAAATACCTGCCCATCGGCTATCACGGCCGGGCGTCTTCCCTGGTCGTGAGCGGGACGCCGGTGCGGCGGCCCTGGGGACAGACCGCGCCGCCTGCGGCCGTCGCGGCCGGAGCGGCGGGCGCCCAGGAAGCGGCCCCTTCGTCGAACGCCGGCGGAAGTCCCGCGCCCTCGTTCGGCCCCAGCCAGGTGCTCGATTACGAAGTGGAGGCCGGCCTGATCATCGGGCAGGGCAACGCCTTGGGCGAACCCATCCCCATCGACGCCGTCGAAGGGCATTTCTTCGGCGTATGCCTCCTGAACGATTGGTCGGCGCGAGACATCCAGAAATGGGAATACCAACCCTTGGGCCCCTTCCTGGCCAAGAACTTCGCGACCTCCCTATCGCCTTGGATCGTCACCTGGGAAGCCCTGGCCCCCTTCCGCGCGCCCTCCGCGCCCCGTCCCGCGGGCGATCCCGCGCCGTTGGCCCATCTCGATCCCGGCCCCGACGCCGCGCGCGCCGCCCTCGACATCTTGTTCGAATTGTTCCTCTCCACGCCGGACATGCGCGCCCGCGGCCTCCCGCCCGCGCGCATCAGCCGGGCCCGCTCCCGCGATCTGTATTGGACCCCGGGGCAATTGCTCGCCCACCACGCCAGCAACGGTTGCAACTTAAGGCCCGGGGACGTGCTCGGGACCGGAACCATTTCCGGACCGGAGGAGGAGAACATGGGCTGTCTGCTGGAAAAGACCCGGGGAGGCAAGCAACCCATCGCGCTGCCGAACGGGGAAAGCCGGCGCTTCCTGCAAGACGGGGACGAAGTGATCCTGGCGGGCTATTGCGAGGCGCCCGGTTTCGTGCGGATCGGGTTGGGGGAGTGCCGCGGGGTGGTATTGCCGGCCAAGGCGGCAGGGTAA
- a CDS encoding phenylalanine 4-monooxygenase, which produces MVARADYTIEQPLDKYTAGDHALWRALFERQAGLLEGRACSEYLEGLHRLGVAAEGIPDFRRLNETLSAATGWKLVAVPGLVPDPVFFEHLAHRRFPTTWWIRKPEQMDYLQEPDVFHDLYGHVPLLMNPVFADYMQAYGRGGMKAERLGEIAHLARLYWYTVEFGLIRDASARSGMRIYGSGILSSKAESIYCLESPAPNRVAFDLLRVMRTKYRIDTFQKTYFVIDDFEQLFAATRADFRPYYEKLHGMPDLGAGDLLESDSVITQGSGEGWASTEDT; this is translated from the coding sequence ATGGTCGCGCGCGCCGATTACACCATCGAACAACCGCTGGATAAGTATACCGCCGGCGATCATGCGCTCTGGCGCGCGCTCTTCGAACGCCAGGCCGGCCTGTTGGAAGGCCGCGCTTGTTCCGAATACCTGGAAGGCCTGCACCGCCTGGGCGTGGCGGCCGAGGGCATCCCCGATTTCCGCCGCCTCAACGAAACCCTGTCCGCCGCCACCGGTTGGAAGCTGGTGGCCGTGCCAGGCCTGGTCCCCGACCCGGTCTTCTTCGAGCACCTGGCCCACCGCCGCTTCCCCACCACCTGGTGGATCCGCAAGCCGGAGCAGATGGATTACCTGCAAGAGCCCGACGTCTTCCATGATCTGTACGGGCACGTGCCGCTCTTGATGAACCCCGTCTTCGCCGATTACATGCAGGCCTACGGACGCGGGGGTATGAAGGCGGAACGCTTGGGCGAGATCGCCCACCTCGCCCGCCTGTACTGGTACACTGTGGAATTCGGCCTGATCCGAGATGCCTCCGCCAGAAGCGGGATGCGCATCTACGGCTCGGGCATCTTGTCCTCCAAGGCCGAGTCCATCTATTGCCTGGAAAGCCCCGCGCCCAACCGGGTGGCGTTCGATTTGCTCAGGGTGATGCGGACCAAATACCGCATCGATACCTTCCAGAAGACCTATTTCGTCATCGACGATTTCGAGCAATTATTCGCGGCCACGCGGGCCGATTTCCGGCCTTATTACGAAAAACTCCATGGGATGCCGGATTTGGGAGCAGGGGATTTGCTGGAAAGCGATTCGGTGATCACGCAAGGGTCCGGCGAGGGCTGGGCGAGCACCGAAGACACATAG
- a CDS encoding DUF2239 family protein has protein sequence MPNPAHTYTAFSGSDRVAHGPLQAVAETVKQRIGKASHADALVFSDLTGKLMEIDFHGSLKDVLKRLEVFQPETDGPREPGLPAGPGRPRLGVVSREVSLLPTQWEWLASQPGGASGTLRRLVDAAKRKAADTPTLAQSQERVYRFLSVMAGDWPGYEDVLRALYRRDGVKFSSGIAAWPADVRKHAWHLAQFLFKDHPSREGEA, from the coding sequence ATGCCAAACCCCGCCCATACCTATACCGCCTTCTCGGGATCCGACCGCGTCGCCCATGGCCCTTTGCAAGCGGTGGCCGAAACCGTAAAGCAGCGCATCGGCAAGGCCAGCCACGCCGACGCCCTCGTCTTCAGCGACCTCACCGGCAAGCTCATGGAAATCGATTTCCATGGCTCGCTGAAGGACGTGCTCAAGCGCCTGGAAGTTTTCCAGCCTGAAACGGATGGCCCACGCGAGCCGGGCCTGCCGGCCGGGCCTGGGCGTCCGCGCCTGGGGGTGGTCTCGCGCGAGGTCTCGCTGCTGCCCACCCAATGGGAATGGCTGGCATCCCAACCCGGAGGGGCATCCGGCACCCTGCGCCGCCTCGTCGACGCGGCCAAGCGCAAGGCGGCGGATACGCCCACGCTGGCGCAATCGCAGGAACGGGTCTACCGCTTCCTCTCGGTGATGGCCGGCGATTGGCCCGGCTATGAGGATGTCCTGCGGGCCTTGTACCGGCGCGATGGGGTTAAATTTTCTTCCGGGATCGCCGCCTGGCCCGCGGACGTGCGTAAGCACGCCTGGCACCTGGCGCAATTCTTGTTCAAGGACCATCCCTCCCGGGAAGGAGAAGCATGA
- a CDS encoding ABC transporter ATP-binding protein, giving the protein MNLIECRDLKRTYRKGKRIVEAVKGVTFSVKAGEIVGFLGPNGAGKTTTQRMLVTLLDPTGGEAEVAGHDLRREPQAVRRSIGYVAQRGSANPKATVLEDLVLQGRLYGMGPADAAARAVDLCQRLDLKGLGDRHTETLSGGQRRRLDIAMGLIHSPKLVFLDEPSTGLDPQSRANLWTHIRDLRQREGATLFLTTHYLDEADALCDRILILDAGRIVAEGSPAELKARIAGDLITLQLGGAEDAARAADRLRGLEGVREAAVFESQARITVDRGDQRVLPLMKALGEAGMDVQSVQISRPSLDDVFLTLTGHTLRDAQEAA; this is encoded by the coding sequence ATGAACCTCATCGAATGCCGCGATCTCAAACGCACCTACCGCAAGGGGAAACGCATCGTCGAAGCCGTAAAGGGGGTAACCTTTTCGGTCAAGGCCGGGGAAATCGTGGGCTTCCTGGGCCCCAACGGCGCGGGCAAGACCACCACCCAGCGCATGCTGGTCACCCTTCTCGATCCCACCGGGGGCGAAGCCGAAGTGGCCGGGCATGATCTGCGCCGCGAGCCGCAGGCAGTGCGCCGGAGCATCGGCTACGTGGCCCAGCGCGGGAGCGCCAACCCCAAGGCCACGGTCCTGGAGGATTTGGTTTTGCAGGGCCGCCTCTACGGCATGGGCCCGGCGGATGCGGCGGCGCGCGCCGTCGACCTATGCCAGCGGCTCGACCTCAAGGGCCTGGGCGACCGCCATACGGAAACCTTGAGCGGGGGCCAGCGGCGCCGGCTCGACATCGCCATGGGGCTCATCCACTCGCCTAAGTTGGTTTTCCTGGACGAACCTTCGACCGGCCTCGATCCCCAGAGCCGGGCCAATTTGTGGACGCATATCCGCGATCTGCGCCAACGCGAGGGCGCGACCCTCTTCCTCACCACCCATTATCTCGACGAGGCCGACGCCCTTTGCGATCGCATCCTCATCCTGGATGCCGGGCGCATCGTGGCGGAAGGCTCCCCCGCGGAACTCAAGGCCCGCATCGCCGGCGATCTCATCACCCTGCAATTGGGCGGCGCGGAAGATGCCGCGCGCGCGGCCGACCGCCTGCGCGGGCTGGAAGGCGTGCGCGAGGCGGCCGTATTCGAAAGCCAGGCGCGCATCACCGTCGATCGCGGCGATCAACGCGTGCTTCCGCTGATGAAAGCCCTGGGGGAAGCGGGCATGGACGTCCAGTCCGTGCAGATCTCGCGGCCCTCCCTCGACGACGTCTTCCTCACCTTGACCGGGCACACCCTGCGCGACGCCCAGGAGGCCGCATGA